In Hippocampus zosterae strain Florida chromosome 21, ASM2543408v3, whole genome shotgun sequence, the genomic window ACCAGCTTACTTGCACCAGGTGCGCTTCCAGATCAGGATGGTAGCCTTGGTCCACACCCACGTACTCATGGCGATGCCGGTGCCGAACATGGAGAACAGATTGATTTTCTCCACCATCAAACTGGGTCGGTTCTTAATGGTGCACTCTGGGATCGGCTTGTTGGTCTGGGAGGCGATGGTGACGTTGGCCTCGCATCTGTCAGTCATATCAAAGCACTTGTTATGATCTGGAACCGCGTGGTGACAGAACATATAAATGGGACATGGggaggggaaccccccccccacaaaaaaaacaaaaaacatacagcACGTATTCCCTGAAGCTCCTCTCCCATTCGGCCTGGTTGAAGAAGTCATAGAAGTGGCAGCCGAATGTGATGAAAACAAAGCCGAAAGCTAAGAAGCCAAATATTCCtgagaagaattttttttaaaaagacaaagatTTGGTTTTAGATTTTTTGGATTCGTCCACACGTGTTCATTCGGAGCATACCGAGTCTCAGCATCGTCTCGTTGATTTTGCTGGCTGCTTTCTCGCTCAGGAGACCCGGGTGGTTACTTTTGATGGAGAACAAGGTCATGACCCCTATAAGGAACAAAAGGCGCTCAGCCCGAACCCGGATGATTGCGTGAGGCGGGACAACGGCGGGGCTTACCTCGAATGAGAAAGTAGCCGCCGACCACCAGCACGACGCCGATGGGCGCCAACACGAAACCGGCGCGGTATCTGTAGTTCTTGTAGCCGACAAAGCAGATCCCGCTCACCGAGTCGCCATCCACCTCAGAGTTTGAATGGAAATCCGAAATTAATCATTTTGACGTTGCGGgtttgtaaacaaaaaaaataagaacgtCCCCTGACGTACCTCCGCGATGGCTAAGATGGCGACGGTGAGGACGAAGGGGATGGACCACGTGACCATGTGGAAGTAGGAGGTGCGCCCGGTGAGCGGCTGCTGGGTGGTGCCGAGCGCCTTGAAGGACGTGTGCCAGGCGTACGTCAGCATCACGAACCAAATCACTCCCGACATGAGCGAGTAGTACACGATGATGAAGATGGTCACGCAGGATAAGGTCTCGGACGAACTGCGGGCAAAAGAAAACGTTTCAAGTCCGGCAGGTTTGCGGCGGACTTTCGGCGGGGAACTTACGAGGGCTCCCCGAGTCTCATGGTGTTGTCGCTCTTGCACACGATCTCGTCACGGGCGCCGTCCAGGAACTGCGCCAGCCATCCGATGCTGCCCACGAAGAAGCAGGCGTTGATGTAGAAGAGGATGACGGCCGGgtagcggttggagttcttccAGTCGGCCAGAAACGTGGCCTGGCGACAAACAAGGGTCAATCTTAGGCCCCCTGACATTCCGCTTGGTAATGCCTGATTGAGATACTCTGGAGCAATGAATTGAAAAGAGAAGGCGCACCAGGGTGAAGAAGGTGCAGAGGAGGGTGATGGTGCCAAAGTAGGCGATGTAGGCGTGCATGTCATCGTGCTCCTCCTTGGTGAACAGCGGGTTGTCGCACTGGATGCCGCAGCCTTCCACGTCCTTGTACCAGCTCGACTGGATGTCCGTCTTCACCAGCGGCGCCTCGCATTGGCCCGACGTGTTGAACTTCAGCTTCTGCACCTCGTTCTGCGACAGAAAGATTAAAATTAGGATccggatgacaaaaaaaaaacgaggactCGTCATCCCTGGGCTTACCGAGCAGCCCACTGGGAATTTCTCGCATTTGAGGAAGTTGGGCCATCCGCGCTCCTGGTCCACGATGCTGCAAGGGCGACGCGTGGCCAGACACAAACTCTGACTTGGCAGCTCCACTCGGCCGTTTTCACACTTGGGCATGTAGACGGCGCACAGCAGAGGCTGGATGACGGACCAGCAGCGAGGAGCGTTCCGCAGACCtgggaaatgacatcacaacatCTTATACTGTCCCGTGCTGGTACTACAATTATGATCGACATTCAAAAACAGTGAACTGTACTTAGGCAGTGACTTTTTCGGTGAAAGCACACaactaaaatgaaacaatttcatACAATCGTTATTTTTCTCCCGTCACATGCATATATCGGCCGGCAGGGGGAGACACTGCCTCACTTGCCTACCCCTGCGATGATGTGGTGGCATTTCTGCCGTTTCTCTTGATAAAACACGTCGGAATGACATCACAACATCTTATACTGTCCCGTGCTGGTACTACAATTATGATCAACATTCAAAAACAGTGAACTGTACTTAGGCAGCGACTTTTTCGGTGAAAGCACACaactaaaatgaaacaatttcatACAATCGTTATTTTTCTCCCGTCACATGCATATATCGGCCAGCAGGGGGAGACACTGCCTCACTTGCCTACCCCTGCGATGATGTGGTGGCATTTCTGCCGTTTCTCTTGATAAAACACGTCAGAATCTATTCGGAGATGACTTATGGTTGTGATTAGTGTCGTCGCAACTCACCAGACCACATGGTCAGCTTCTCGAAAGCCTCCTCCTGGGAATCGGAGTCTTCGGCCAGCACCAGGGACGTGTGCGTGTACGGCAGAGGAGAGCCCAGGCATGTGTTGTATTTGAGCGCCTCgcacgtcgtcgtcgtcttgcATTTGTCCTCGAATATGGTCACGTTGTGGGGCAGCTGCACGGCGAGGCTGTAGCCAGCCAACACGAACAGCATCCCGGACAAGCCAACAAAGGCGCTCCAAACTTGGGAGGACATCTTGGGAACGAGAGGAGGAagcgagagggggtgggggtgcgagCACAAACGGGGGATAGACTaaatcttgcaaaaaaaaaatgacgatcaAGTTGAATCAGGTTGCTTTAATAGTCAGATTGTTGTCGAAGCTCaaaagccatgttttttttcccccagttccGCTTCTTTGATGAAAGATCCCAAAATGTGAGCACAAGTTTAAGGACGATCCAAAGTTTTTCCTCCACGAAACCCTGCCTTCTTTTCCCCCTTTGGTTCGTCTTCAAATTCCatcgtgaattaaaaaaaaatccaaaacgtgTTCAAAATGATCCAAATGGACAATGTGACGACACAAAAAAGTGAGTGGTCGGGGGTTTATTGAGTGGGAAAATGTTGAGAAAGTTGCGAATTCGCCCTCccccccacatcccaaaaatctgaaaaagtgTAACTGGAGCTCCAACTGCCAGTGCGCATGCGCCAACCCCTTCTCCACCCCCTGCACTGTACCCCTTCCACCCCCTCTTCTTTTTTAAGTAAAACTACCAATGCGTCTATTTATCTGCTCATTCCAAGCGTGTGAATGTTGTCCTTTTGTTTCACTGAGACTTCCTCACTCAGTTTTCCAGTCTGGCTGGGGAATTTTCACGTAGCAACAGTACCACAAATCCCACCTCCCATCCTCCCCCCCATCTGCtcacagggaggaaaaaaagggccTCATGGCAGTGATATCACACATAGACAATATcatttaatttacgtttttttttaaacacaactgTGAATACGAAAGTccgttttacattttatttaggtTGCCAGTGCAAATGAGAGTCGGTTCTTTCTTTCCTTACCTGGATAAGTCAAGGACAGATAAATACatgtcaataaaaataatttaaaataataattttgtgtgtgtggggggggggggctccttacAACCTCCACCGACTCCTTAAATCAGGAGTAAATAAAGCAGgagaaaaaacagaaaaacaggaCCACACACAAAGCGAAACCTCGGCCATCTCtctcgcgcatgcgcacacgcacacaaacagtcGAGTGTGGCGAAACAGCGTCGGCGAAACATGGAATTGTCATGTTTATATCGAATTGGGGGTGTTTTGATTGGCTCGTTTGAGCATTTGAGAGCGTTATTTTTTCCCTACCAATCTGCGTCACTACTGCTCTCAAGtttgacttttaaaaacaacaacgttTTACACATGATATAACGACAAGTAAATATGTCAGCACATTCGCCACCAAGTTGATTCAGTCAAGAAATGCACAGACCTTTGTGACTTCCGACTGATTTACagtcaatttatttttgttgtcacgCAGCACAGCCGAACACTTAATTATCCTTAGAACGTTTCCAGGTTTGTAACACAGAGgtaacatttaaataaaatgtcaaactgaAAAAGTTTCCAAAAACTCATGTAACATGGCACTAAAAGTATCTTGAGGAAATCACATTGGCATTGCGAAACGAGAttatttctgtttaaaaaaaaaatcactattaCGTCCCTTTTTACACATATGCAGCATCATGGATGCCAACGTAACACAGGTGTGCACTGTACGTATAGTGAAAATAAAAGTTGGCTGAACTCCATTTTACGATGGGCAATTCAAATAAGTATAGTGATAAGTAAAAAAACAGCtagctttgttgtgctaacgAACATTGTTGCTATTAATGtcaataatttacattttaaagttgttccaaCTTAAGTGAgtgttttatcccccccccccaccctgaacTCCATTTTACGATGGGCAATTCAAATAAGTATAGTGATAAGTAAAAAACAGCTAGCTTTGTTGTGCTAGCGAACATTGTTGCTATTAATGtcaataatttacattttaaagttgttccaaCTTAAGTGACTGTTTcagtcccccctcccccccacttccatcccaaacaaaaataacattaaggTCAAGAGAAGAGGTCAAAATTGTTGCTGGTGTCACACATGTGAGGCAGGTGGCTCTGACTGGTCATCTCCACGGGTCGGCGCGATGTTTCAGGTTGTAATTCTGCAGCTCAATCTGGTCTTTAATTTGGCTGATGAGCATTTGAGAAAGCAGGATGCCCACCAACTGCAAGAGGCTGCCATTGTTAGCccactctttgtgtgtgtgtgtgtgtgtacgcatgtGGGGTCCCCACCTGAGGTATGGCCAGCCCCAGCGCGACGCCTCCCAACAGGAAGAGGTTACTGTGAATCCAGTCCACTACCTTGTCGATGCATCCGTTGGTGTGGATGACATTGCCGGCATCGATGTATTCCACGACCTGCATGCCTTGCCCGCACATGGTGTTAATCACctccacctgcacacacacaaaaatttgattgaaattaaaaaaaaaaaaaaaagtgaggaagATGAGATGAAACCTTTTCTTTGGTGATGATGCAACATGAGAAGGGGACAGAGCAGCGTTCCCGGCTGGGATTGTTGGCGGTGCAGTTGAAGTACATGTTGTTGGACCAGTCAGTGTAGGTCATGGCTCCACAGCAGGCAAACTGAAGGGATAGAgagatgtatgtattttttttttggaccggaTATTAAAAAACACATGTTATGATGACATGTGAGGTAGTGACCGACTTCTTTCTGGCCAAAGTCGATGAGGTTCTGCAGGTCCATGTCATCTCTGTAGTGCACGATGGCGTTGTTGACCATTTGCGTGACTTTGTTACGGGCCTGTAAAGAAGAATAAAGAAAACTTTATTGATTGAAAAACAGAcatagccaaaaaaaaacgttttgtggaaatctgtactttttttggttcatacagcaatttaaaaatgttcacttgAGGAAAGGGGGAGTATGTGCTAACATAAAAATTACCAACAGAGGGCGACATTGCTAATTATATCTCAGTGGGGCCATTATCTTCGTGTTTAATTTAACGACGCTTGTGACCCAAAATACAATTCACTCCCCATTTcagaccccccaaccccccaaaaaaacactatAAAATGTTCGGAGTattttctaattaaaaaaaaaaagcactgtctaataatgtactttataaaaacatacagttgGGACAGAACACCCAAATATGGTCATTGCTCCCCAAGTAAACcacaataataagaaaaataaaataaagaaacggTTTACCTTATCAGAAAAGATGAATCCTAGCACTCCAGCAGCTAACTGAAGCAGGAAGATGACAGTCAGACTGATGCAGAACtgcggaaaaaaagcaaaaaaaaaaaaaaaaaaaaagaagagagtgaGCTGCTTTGCTTGACAACTTCCGCGTCCCCAAAATGGCAACCTACAAACTGCAGCAGGCAAATGTTCTCCCGCAGCGAGCCCACACAGCCGCAGAAAGTGATGATAAACATGAGGACGCCGACCACCAGCAGCATCATGGCCGGATCCACGGCGAGACACGCCAACGCCGTCTCTATGGGACGAGTCGATCAAGGGTTGGATTTTTCTGAACCCCCCGTTTGGTTTATTTGGGCCGATCGCATGACCGATTTACCTGCATGCTTGACGACGCGGGCGTACACACCGATAGCGATCATGGCCATGGCGATGAGCTGTAAGTAGTCAGCAAAGAGAGGTGAGGAGAAACTTCATGGCATCGTTTACAACTTCATTGCGCAAGAATGATGATGTGAGGAGCATGTGTTCATACTTGTCCTGGGAGTGGTGCCATTCGCGAAAACACTTAAGAAGAACAACAGAGTTTGATTTACTGCCGCGGCCAGTGCCCaccatgcgccccccccccccccaaaaaaaacgaggcCTCTTTTTATTAGTATTTATTTGGAGCCCATTCTGAATCTCCGCGATGAATGGACTGGATCTTGTTACCGTACTAATGCACCGCGACTCACCGGGGCTCTTTTGTTTGCGTGAAGAAACCTGAACAGTCGATTGTGTCAGCGCTGAGAGATGCAAACATTTTGCACTAATACAGTGCAACAGTGGCGGTTTCCCGGGATGCACGCTATgaaatataaaattattttcTATCGCGTGATTGCGTGACATGTCAATTGTTAGTGTTTGAATTTttcagaaagtgttttttttattagtcttagtattagttttattatatattttttttaaataaatcaagtgATACTACAATTTCCAAATGTCTGTTCGACtttcttgtttttaaatacGAGCGTACCGTAATACCGaattaacacatttaaaataaatcccaAAAGCTTCGGAATGATATGCTCACGAAACCTAAACGTTAGTTATGAAAAAAACTCTATTCTACTCTATAAAGCTATTGTCAATTTCCGTGTAGtgcctgggggcgggggggggggcaagtgtaACAAACTGCACATTCTAACAGGAATCTCTTCAAGTTTTTACACATCCTCGTCTTGCCCAAGCACGTAAACCAGTGACGGTGTTCATTTTGTGTACACCTTTTCCTCCGATCTTAATCTATAATCCAAATCTTCTTAAAGCGAACAAACATGAATTTGGACTTTGCTTTGTTGAGAACGGTGCAACTGTTTCACTTTTAACGCGTTTGTTTACTTTTAGCTGCCGCACTGCTGTGATCGTATTCTGGGTTGAGCTTTTTGTGACTACACATTTCAagtttgaatcaattgtctGCTCAATTTGTTTGATAAATCGTCTGAcgcgaacaacaacaaaaaaaacccggaaATTTAGCAGACTCACCCAAAAGACGAAATTAAATATGAAGAGTAGATATTTGACCACGGGGCTGACAAAGGAGAAGTCTTCATCGTGACGTCCAGGTGAGTTTCTTTCACGTCTCCCACACATGGTGTCAGGCAAACATCAGATTGAGGGGTGCAAGTGCCTCCATGAAGGTGTGGAGTGTCTCTCTTCGGGTCACACACACTCTCGCGATCTCTCTCCCCGTGTCTCTTTCTGCTCCACACACGTCAactgaaaaaaatctcaatctCTGACATCGAGGAGGCGGGTCTGCAGAGTCCCGTGTGTATCCCTCCTCTCACGGGTGATCACGTGACGTGCCCCTCCAAACGTACCCGTCGAAGTGTCCAAAAATGGCCAAATTATTAGTTACATTTTATGTCTTGGTTATGGGAAGTAACGTTTGTCACAGTTGATAAGCCGAATGAAGTGGTCCCCAAGTTAAATGGCTAGATGGATAAAAGTTTCTTTTACATCCATTCACCCATCGCCAACCTGGATGTAGTTACTCAAGATGACCACGGCACGGCAGTGTTGGACCATATCGAGTATTCGGTCTCTTAACggtcattttaaaacaattcgTCACGACTGGAATTGACCGgactatttattattatgaatgaCTGTAGCAGGAGCGCGTGGTGTCACAAAGAGGCAGTGTCGTTTGTACAACTCGTTAAtattaacaacaaacaaacaacaattgcgACTTCAACATATAATGTTATAACCTCGCGAGAGCATGGTGAATTCATGGTGAGGCTTGTCCTGCTTTCAAACCCTTCGGAATGTTCAAATTTCGACAGAAAAGTAATTTGTTTAACCTCTTCAACACAGTTCgaaattataataatacatcacatttgtaagcgcctttacAAGTGCTATACAAATGAGAAATATAAATAAGTAAAGTAATAAAGCCGATCAATGACAATGAAGGAACAAGGGAGCATGAGGAAGACGACTGTAGGAAATGcaatttatttgtacttttttttaataacatcaTTCCTCAGATAAAAATGCAATGTTACAGGAATATACATCAGATATTAATTTAAAACTTGCTTTCAAGGGACCATACAGTCTAAATatactttttccttttttgtttttttatttactggTAGCGTGCGTTATAAGCAAGACAGACTCTGTCACCAATGACAGACTGACGACTTACAGATACAAACTGTACACGACTTATTtacaaataaacttttttttcctgttttttttcagtgtcactTTTTTTGGAAAATAGGAGTAGAAAAAGTGATTGAATTTAATATTctgatttatttgtatattcttTCCCTTTTCTAGAgtctaaaatgaaagaaaaaaaaactttcgagAAAGAAGAGGTCCAAAGTGAGAGACGATGCAGCCGTTACCAAGGCGACCAAGTGACGTCGGCCAATGAAAAGCCCTCACGCAACCCAGGGGGTGTGGCTTGTCATCCCGATATGGCCACCCGTTCGACACACTCTCACTTTGTCTGTGACAGGAAAACAAGGTGAAGTCGCCTGATACAACAATGTGAATAAttggtctttgaacgcctctctgcACAATTCCCAGCTGCggagaagacaaaaaacaaaacccaacaacCCCTCAATAGAGTTTTAGACTCGTCAGTCCTGTCAGCAAAGTAAAGGCTCATTAAAgctgcgcacacaaacacacactcatttaCATGCATGCTTGCACGACTCATtgtgatcttaaaaaaaaaatcaataaacggACTCGTATGTGTCTTGACTCAAATTTCGGACGCCAGATAATTCGATTTCATCAACGGCGAACAAATAGTGGTGAGAAAGAAAGCCTCCCTTCTTGACGCCTGTTACCTTTCACCCGGAATATACCTTGAAGATCGATCCTTTTTGCTTTGGTCACATTTGCGGTCTTACACATGCACGTTCGAAACCCGCTCGTAGAAAGGAAACTTATCGGAGAATAACAGCAATTCGATTTATTGCACTGTCCGTCTCTGTCGTTCTCTTTTCATCGACGCATATCGTATGTCTCCATTTTATATCTAAAATAGAATAAAGTCGCTATGGAAACTAGCATTCTAGAATATACTTGCCCACAAAATATCTGTACACTTGCTCTTCATTCTGGGTTGAAAGTGATTGGCGGCCGTTTGGAGCTCGAACAGGCAATGGTTCATaactttaatgaaaaaaaaagtcctcataaACGTTCGCAACCCGAACATCTTCCTCAAGTGGGACGTTCCAATAAATTCATGCTGACGCTACAGTCAGTAGGCCATAAATACATTCCCGACCTCCTAATTCCGTCACATTCGCTTGATTAGATATTCACGACTCAGATATGATGTAGAAAAATATACAATCGTCGGCCTGTGGTGAAGCGATATCAATTTTAAACCTTTATATAATCGGTAGGGGCATAATgatgcagtggtgccttgagatacgagtttcATGAATAGAAATCAAACAATCGCCAAATCATCTTCgccctttgaaatgaatgggataagtattaccccccccccctcacaagaaaacaacaacaaaatgttcctaatatgttgggttttttaaaaataaggaaAATGGCAGTAGTTAAAATTTCGACTCCTGGTGTGCTTGATTTGGCCACCGGAGGGCAGCAGCGTACAGCCACACACAGAAACGACCGAGTGACTCATTTAATCTGCAGTAATATTCGCCGTTTTTTGCCAAAAtaaagaatatacagtatacccgTGAACATTGTTATATTCGTTGCTTAGCCTTACGACACCGCCACGCAGATGCTATTCATTAGCCAGTTAATAATGTTTCGCCATTATGTGTTGGCTTCGAACTGGCAGACTTAAAGGCAAAATCACACCGCTGttgtaaataaaaatctgtcatTTTTCTGTCACGCTGCTGCTTTTTAGTGGAGTCGAGTTGCCATCGCAAATTTTTGCTCACGAGTCAaaggaaaaagagagaaaaaataaaactgacgACAACCCCATTTTACGATAAACTCTATAGTTGTGTCACTCTTATCTCCAGGCACCACTGTAGATTGTGTAGAAACTGTTTTGAGTTGGCCGTGTAGAAGCAGGAGAACAGAACATtcagagaggaagagagagaaaaatctcCCTTCCTGTCAGTTAACTGAGTGATCAAGAAAATGTCGCCGGACGGCCGTTCCTAAACAGCGTTATCTGAAAACCCCATTGGGAAATATCAGAATCAATAAATAAGTCACTTTCCTTTATAAGTCATGGCTTGAAGGATCAGCATGATTCAATATATGCTTTGGAGCGGGGCTTTAAATGAGTTTGATATTGGgaggaggatttaaaaaaaaaggtgtcctCTTCAAGATATGCAAATCAACTGCCTTATGTACACTAACCAAGGAGGAGGGCTGAACGATGAATTGAATTCAAATCGACGTCGCAATGTTCACATCGAAAAGGCTCCAACTAAAAGCCTCTTTGGTCGGTCAATtgccgttattttttttaaacgtatatttcttattgatatatttatatattttaactttaataataattcactgttcattttttttgcgttaTAAGCCTCAAATTTATGAAATGACCAAAACTAGATGTACATCTATTGTAACCCGGAATCATTTATTGCTTATATTtgtcccaaaaaaacccaacaacaaccccCTCCCCATAAAAGGCATATTAAGCCGCAttcgaatgaaaataaaatcgcCATTACgctatttttcaaaatcgttcagccctGCTCTCAGCTACACTGACGTCGTGCGACACCTGTCAATCACTCATATTGACCAGAGAATTTAATCAACCACCCAGActggtgcaaaaaaaaccaaaaacaaaactgatttCAGGTCAGTAAACACACAGTCAATACGACACTGCATCTCACTCATTTCAAGTATGGTAAGTTTCTCTGGCATGCGGAAAAAAAACGCGCCGGGGGAACTGCACAGAAAGTTATTGCATATCTAGCTGTTACTGGAGAGGGTTACTTGGGGTCAAATGTGAAGAATGATCCAACGGGGGCCCCCTTTCGTCAAATCGTTCCAACTCAAAAAGTGAAAGTTATCCATTCGAATAAAGCTGCAAATAAGTGCAAGCTAgcaacagaacccccccccccccccacccccacaattGCAGACGCCGTTTTCCAGCCACGTGACATCACATTCACATTAAGTTTGCATAATTCTCACAAGAGTGCTCCTGGCACCCAAAGTCCTCGCAGAGCTGCGAATAGTACCGAATACTGCAGCCACCTTCGGCTAACTGCCGCTATGAGAGCGACATGCGGTGgtgttttctttgggggggggggggggggggcgggggggtcatgGGGTGGCAAATACGATCTTTGACTTCAGGTTTGAGTGGGTTTCGTCCTTGAGAGCCGACGGGGAGCCACAACGCACCCACGAGAATCAAGACAAACTTGCGTACATCTTGCTAGCAGGCTAATAATAGTTTGGGAATTTTCATGAGTTAGTTTTGATTCCATTCTGATATTTGGCTTTAAAATTTGGTGAGTTTGAATTGGTTTCATGAGCATGTTTGGTAGTttataaagcattttttttcacttttattttgaaaaaaataaagtgacgAGCTACGAGGCTACAATGATGAAACTTTAAATGACGCCCTAAAATAGGGCttgaaaatatttccaaatCTGTCACTGGCGCACCTCCTTGCTACAAACTCCGACTGACGATTGCATGCCCCTGCACCCCAAATTAAacacttaaccccccccccaaaaaaaacccttaaacTTCACTTCCTCTAAGATGTTTCACGATGGATTTAAAATTCTTGCAGCATCTTTAAACTCAGCCCTAAGAGTTAGTTTGAAGAGAAAGACGACTCGTATCAACGATAACAGTGTGTTACGGCCCTTTCACTGCATTcacgactattttttttttccagcacaaTCATTAAGAAAAATCTGTCTACCTCAGAAGAGAACACCCCAAAATCCGCGCCGATTAAAATGCGAAAAATCCGAACGTTCAAACGCTTTGGAAGCATGCCCGTCTGCGGTGACCCCCTTTTCGAGGCCCGTTCACACGCGCGCACGTACACTTGTTTTAATGCTACCTTAAATTATTGTCTAGgcttaaaaatcttttttcacTGAAGCGTACGTTAGGTAAACCGctcaaaacacgcacacacattcacgtcTCTCctctggtggtggtggggggtgggggggaataaataaataaatagatagaatCTGTAAAAGGTGCATACCGAGAGAAAGAACCCTCGTCgtacatacacacgcgcgcaaaATGGTACGGACGCAGACacgcaacttcaaaataaaagtctacGCCCCTGCTTTGTTACTTAAAACCGCTTAAAGTTCTCCTAAAAGTACATTTAGAAAGACCAGCACCCcgattgtgcaaaaaaaaaaaaaaaaaagataaattagACAGCAtgaggaggaaaacaaaatggcgggcAACACagaagggggtggaggggtcaGCCAGAGTCTTGTCCAACTCCTCGCCGAAAGAAAATGGCGGCATGGCgaaaggagggggaaaaaaaatggtgcacgCATTTCCGCTCGTCGCGTTTCCTGTTTGGGAGCAGGAAGTGACGAAAAGAAAGGAAGCCAGGTGGAGCTGAACGGGCAGTTTGTCAGCCATTTTGCCGGCTGTCGGTCCATCCCTCGCACCCCGCCACCCccgctggaggggggggggggggcgttcctttggaagaggaggacgttttttttacttttgacgATACAGCGCTTCATCCCGAGTGaatcgaggaggaggaggaggagctccgCCGTGGCACGCCGCGCCGCCCCCGCTAGCCCAACACTGACACAAGACGAAAAGGCCAacggatgtttttttgttgttgtttttttttcctctttgccttCGCCTCGTCACTTTGAGGACGTGAGAA contains:
- the tspan33a gene encoding tetraspanin-33; the protein is MCGRRERNSPGRHDEDFSFVSPVVKYLLFIFNFVFWLIAMAMIAIGVYARVVKHAETALACLAVDPAMMLLVVGVLMFIITFCGCVGSLRENICLLQFFCISLTVIFLLQLAAGVLGFIFSDKARNKVTQMVNNAIVHYRDDMDLQNLIDFGQKEFACCGAMTYTDWSNNMYFNCTANNPSRERCSVPFSCCIITKEKVEVINTMCGQGMQVVEYIDAGNVIHTNGCIDKVVDWIHSNLFLLGGVALGLAIPQLVGILLSQMLISQIKDQIELQNYNLKHRADPWR
- the smo gene encoding smoothened homolog yields the protein MSSQVWSAFVGLSGMLFVLAGYSLAVQLPHNVTIFEDKCKTTTTCEALKYNTCLGSPLPYTHTSLVLAEDSDSQEEAFEKLTMWSGLRNAPRCWSVIQPLLCAVYMPKCENGRVELPSQSLCLATRRPCSIVDQERGWPNFLKCEKFPVGCSNEVQKLKFNTSGQCEAPLVKTDIQSSWYKDVEGCGIQCDNPLFTKEEHDDMHAYIAYFGTITLLCTFFTLATFLADWKNSNRYPAVILFYINACFFVGSIGWLAQFLDGARDEIVCKSDNTMRLGEPSSSETLSCVTIFIIVYYSLMSGVIWFVMLTYAWHTSFKALGTTQQPLTGRTSYFHMVTWSIPFVLTVAILAIAEVDGDSVSGICFVGYKNYRYRAGFVLAPIGVVLVVGGYFLIRGVMTLFSIKSNHPGLLSEKAASKINETMLRLGIFGFLAFGFVFITFGCHFYDFFNQAEWERSFREYVLCEANVTIASQTNKPIPECTIKNRPSLMVEKINLFSMFGTGIAMSTWVWTKATILIWKRTWCKIIGRGDNEPKRLKKSKMIAKAFAMRKELHKDPEKELSFSMHTLSHDGPVAGINFDINEPSNDMSSAWAQHVTKMVARRGAILPQDISVTPTGTPVPPPEERNRLWMVEAEISPEMIKRKKKKKKRRKEPHRPAEEAVAADHQAFPQREFGRSSVPRLPKLPSHPSLVANLRRQQMLEDDVLPGSYPDFPPSPGDERRRLPPYQSARSNSGRGVFSDRPEDLGLAPRCPPATSFYGHEGLSERMAHVARVPAGRRVAYGPAHSRTNLMEAELMDADSDF